One region of Sardina pilchardus chromosome 18, fSarPil1.1, whole genome shotgun sequence genomic DNA includes:
- the si:ch73-52p7.1 gene encoding uncharacterized protein si:ch73-52p7.1 — protein MATMTLLGGCKRAVLSCLFWLTVAPGPLRGDFEVAYVTDHGLRTCFCERELPHCSSLHGVAECDCKDHPLSWLQRAEGKGLVQRRRLSVWYSSPPHVALYLNNAEVRHLSLVRCCPMAASTVSVGAGSGAGGAGGAAAKLTSPEHFVVQRLEQLTVWPPTCRPGASQEMYLGMEMGAAHNEEARIAVINTAALAGELRLKAYTVRTGLDANGLLPFPNLHTLPRELPDNSSIFVTFLY, from the coding sequence ATGGCCACCATGACTCTCCTGGGTGGGTGTAAGCGCGCCGTCCTTTCCTGCCTGTTCTGGCTGACCGTAGCCCCGGGGCCTCTGCGTGGCGATTTCGAGGTGGCGTACGTGACGGACCACGGCCTGCGCACCTGCTTCTGCGAGCGCGAGCTGCCCCACTGCAGCTCCCTCCACGGCGTGGCGGAGTGCGACTGCAAGGACCACCCGCTCTCCTGGCTGCAGCGGGCCGAGGGCAAGGGCCTGGTGCAGCGGCGCCGTCTCTCCGTCTGGTACTCCTCGCCGCCGCACGTCGCCCTCTATCTGAACAACGCGGAGGTGCGCCACCTGTCGCTGGTCCGGTGCTGCCCCATGGCGGCCTCGACCGTCTCGGTCGGAGCGGGTTCGGGCGCGGGGGGCGCGGGGGGCGCGGCCGCCAAGCTGACGTCTCCCGAGCACTTCGTGGTGCAGCGGCTGGAGCAGCTGACGGTGTGGCCGCCCACCTGCCGGCCCGGCGCCAGCCAGGAGATGTACCTGGGGATGGAGATGGGCGCGGCGCACAACGAGGAGGCCCGCATCGCCGTCATCAACACGGCCGCGCTGGCAGGGGAGCTCCGGCTCAAGGCCTACACGGTGCGCACCGGCCTGGACGCCAACGGCCTGCTGCCCTTCCCCAACCTGCACACGTTGCCCCGCGAACTTCCGGACAACTCCAGCATCTTTGTGACCTTTCTCTATTGA